From the genome of Triticum aestivum cultivar Chinese Spring chromosome 3B, IWGSC CS RefSeq v2.1, whole genome shotgun sequence, one region includes:
- the LOC123066051 gene encoding uncharacterized protein: MESYHPVDAMLEDLPEDVLCRVLSCLGMRDAARVSSSCSAFLRAWGRYPRLTFDEETLRLRRQHPEPEAAAPHETGEDSLMPPPVILGQQQQQDDVLVVLRERDKLARGFVRHVDAIMSRRRSDAALDALTIKFAYLREQDARCVDRWVRLALTSTTTRRLRLDFLPHGCYNPDRLQYELPCSLLSAGTAAADALEHLYLRMGSIRAPMPELANLVTLVLSSVRVTGEDLGDLLYSCHKLQSLKLKRCEDLAYLKVPPDRLKQLRTLVVKSCWSMREIDISDSSIESLRFEGRHMPGTLLCGSVGPALRVTSAEFDLEHLIGPAESEATESSRLQLLSLAHLMPRLETLSLTLVRHIKVVMTSPHSSGNRFRHLKRVKLEFYMPGRHGRDDFLFLYPFLDSAPTLEALSLDVMRGAPVFDARRYRRQQQQQQPAGGYFRKHQGLPHHGLKDVVITGFDADLASLELALHILEKARVLRCMSLETIWSRDDDGNTFMIRLIQEAISKYITPAVPSGSGILLQVK, from the exons ATGGAGTCGTATCATCCGGTTGACGCAATGCTTGAAGATCTTCCAGAG gacgTTCTGTGCAGGGTACTTTCGTGCTTGGGTATGAGGGACGCGGCTCGTGTGTCCTCCTCGTGCTCCGCCTTCCTACGGGCTTGGGGGAGGTACCCTCGTCTAACGTTCGATGAGGAGACGCTCCGTCTCCGACGACAGCACCCGGAACCGGAAGCAGCCGCTCCTCATGAAACCGGCGAGGACAGCCTGATGCCTCCCCCAGTCATCCtcggacagcagcagcagcaagacgACGTGCTCGTTGTGCTGCGGGAGCGAGACAAGCTCGCGAGGGGCTTTGTGCGCCACGTGGATGCCATCATGTCGCGACGCCGCAGCGACGCGGCACTGGATGCGCTGACCATCAAGTTCGCCTACCTGCGGGAGCAGGACGCTCGCTGCGTCGATCGCTGGGTGCGCCTCGCCCTGACGTCGACGACCACCAGGCGCCTCAGGCTCGACTTTCTCCCTCACGGCTGCTACAACCCGGACAGGCTCCAGTACGAGCTACCCTGCTCGCTCCTCTCCGCCGGGACGGCAGCGGCCGACGCGTTGGAGCACCTCTACCTCCGGATGGGAAGCATACGGGCCCCCATGCCGGAGCTGGCCAACCTGGTGACCCTGGTTCTGTCGAGTGTGCGCGTCACCGGGGAGGACCTTGGGGACTTGCTCTACTCGTGCCATAAACTGCAGAGCCTGAAGCTCAAGCGCTGCGAGGACCTGGCGTACCTCAAGGTGCCGCCTGATCGTCTGAAGCAACTGAGGACTCTTGTGGTGAAAAGTTGCTGGTCGATGAGGGAGATCGACATATCGGACTCCTCCATCGAGTCCCTGCGGTTTGAAGGCCGACACATGCCGGGAACCCTGCTTTGTGGGTCAGTTGGACCCGCCCTCAGGGTGACAAGTGCGGAGTTTGACCTCGAGCACCTGATTGGCCCTGCCGAATCTGAAGCCACCGAGTCATCGCGGCTTCAGCTGTTAAGCCTAGCGCACCTCATGCCGCGCCTGGAGACCTTATCCTTGACCTTAGTACGGCACATCAAG GTAGTTATGACTTCCCCACACAGCAGCGGCAACAGATTCCGTCACCTGAAGCGTGTGAAACTCGAATTCTACATGCCGGGGCGACATGGAAGAGACGATTTTCTCTTCCTCTATCCATTTCTCGACTCAGCGCCTACCCTCGAAGCGCTTTCGTTGGAT GTGATGCGTGGTGCACCGGTTTTCGACGCGAGAAGATATAGAcggcaacagcaacagcagcagccagcGGGTGGCTATTTCAGGAAGCACCAAGGACTCCCGCACCATGGCCTAAAGGATGTTGTCATCACCGGGTTCGATGCAGACCTTGCTTCCCTAGAGCTCGCGCTCCACATCCTAGAGAAGGCGCGCGTGCTTCGCTGTATGTCGCTGGAGACGATATGGAGCCGTGACGACGATGGCAACACGTTTATGATACGCCTTATTCAGGAGGCCATTTCCAAGTATATCACCCCGGCGGTGCCATCGGGATCTGGCATACTGCTACAAGTCAAGTGA
- the LOC123066050 gene encoding uncharacterized protein: protein MERLNKQVCGKCKDPRHSTRDCRVGHYLICGRENHITSECNLLKQMKPVPKYVGYAAKGLGILLVQSYKDVLVAEHTNPLGVVIIREGNINETELTKAMEEMFYWGWQWRVKEFGENGFMMRFPNKAKLVEMAKFNDFNLLGTGVVIKVQPWSLDHQAVGKMHTAWVKLSKVPDCFRHFLGICEVSAAVGPVLEVDMDTVNEEKVRVKCGIRDVEITPPQVEIAAPDLLMFRIGVEVEKVVKIGWYKEDKRKNENTHNLEDGDGETKDRKRFRVEDTEHKGITLGCLSPKQSEEVDGKLVKMKAQLEESMMQWQDEMYAERRKWQKESDIMFNNIKTLEEDKARHNALCAKAE, encoded by the coding sequence atggagagacttaaTAAACAAGTCTGTGGTAAATGCAAAGACCCAAGACACTCTACCAGAGATTGTAGAGTAGGACACTACTTGATATGTGGAAGGGAGAACCATATCACTAGTGAATGCAACTTGCTGAAGCAAATGAAACCAGTCCCCAAATATGTTGGATATGCTGCCAAAGGGCTGGGGATCCTATTGGTTCAAAGCTACAAAGATGTGCTTGTAGCTGAACACACAAATCCCTTAGGTGTGGTGATCATCAGAGAAGGAAATATCAATGAAACTGAACTCACAAAGGCTATGGAAGAGATGTTTTATTGGGGATGGCAGTGGAGAGTTAAGGAGTTTGGGGAAAATGGTTTCATGATGAGATTCCCCAATAAGGCAAAACTGGTAGAGATGGCTAAATTTAATGATTTCAATTTGCTGGGGACAGGGGTGGTCATTAAGGTCCAACCTTGGTCCTTGGACCATCAAGCAGTGGGGAAAATGCATACTGCCTGGGTTAAGCTGAGCAAGGTGCCTGACTGTTTTAGACACTTCTTGGGCATTTGTGAAGTTTCTGCTGCAGTGGGGCCTGTGTTGGAAGTGGACATGGATACAGTTAATGAAGAAAAAGTTAGGGTCAAATGTGGAATCAGAGATGTGGAAATAACTCCACCTCAAGTGGAAATCGCTGCCCCTGATCTACTCATGTTCAGAATTGGTGTAGAGGTGGAGAAGGTGGTGAAAATTGGCTGGTATAAAGAGGATAAGAGGAAAAATGAAAACACACATAACCTAGAAGATGGAGATGGAGaaacaaaagatagaaagagattCAGGGTAGAAGATACTGAACATAAAGGCATTACACTGGGATGTTTGTCTCCCAAACAAAGTGAGGAAGTAGATGGAAAACTGGTCAAAATGAAAGCACAATTAGAAGAAAGCATGATGCAGTGGCAAGATGAGATGTATGCTGAGAGAAGGAAGTGGCAAAAAGAAAGTGACATCATGTTCAACAACATCAAGACCTTAGAAGAAGACAAAGCCAGACACAATGCATTGTGCGCTAAAGCTGAATAA